Below is a window of bacterium DNA.
GCCGGATCCCCAAGGCCCCGATGAACCTGCCCCTGCTCAAGGGATGCTCGATCGTGGGTGTGTTCTGGGGCGCCTTCGCCGAACGGGACCCGCAAGCCAACCGGGCCAACTTCGGCCGCCTCCTCGACTGGACCGCTGAGGGGATCATCGGCCCCCGGATCAGCGCCCGTTTCCCGCTGGAGTCAGCCGTGGAGGCGCTGGCCACCATCGAGAACCGGCAGGTGACCGGCAAGGTCGTGCTGAGTCCGGGCTGAGGCACGTCCGCGATCGCCCACGGAGGAGCCCTTGTTCCATCGGCGCCATCGATGGGCTCCCGAGCCTCAGAATCCGGGTCCGGTCCCGGCTTGTGATGAGCCGTGTTGCGTCCGGCGCAGCGTGGCGGGCAGGCGCCGGCTCACCTGGTGAGAGTGGAGTGATGCGGCCGCGTACGGACATGCGGAGCGAGGCAGTAGTCGTCGTATTGCTCACGGGCCTGGCGATTGCCTTGCCGTTCGCAAGGTCGGCCGGCATGGTTGCCGCGGGCGGGATCGCTGCGATCCTGCTCACAACCATCTCCTTCGTCCGCAAGATGCCCGCGGCGACGTCCATCGGCCTTCTGCTGGTGGCCTTCCTCCTGCTGGGGCTCACCGGCCTGCGGCCGAAACGGTTGTTGTTCGGTCTCGCCTTTGTCGTCTACGTAGGGGTCGCGTGGCGGCTGCCGTGGCTGCGTGAGGCTGTCGAGTGGCGCCGTGCCGGGTCTTGCAAGCTCCGGCAGGGAGCCGCCGCCGCGGCGGTCGGCCTCGTCGCGGGCCTGGCCCTATGGGCGTGGTACGAGCGGAGACCGGAGCAACTGGCCGACATCGTAGACATAACCCGGGACTGGTCCATCTGGACCGTCGCGTCGCTCGGGCTTCTCGCAGCCGTGGTCAACGCTGTGGTCGAAGAGGCGGTCTACCGGGGGATCATCCAGGGCTCGCTCGAGAGGGTCCTCCGGTCAGGCGCCACGACCCTTGTGATGCAGGCGGCCGTCTTCGCCGCCCTGCACTACCCCACCGGCATCCTGCAAGGACTCGCCGGAGTCGGACTCGCCTTCCTCTACGGCCTGGTGCTGGGTCTCTTGCGGCGGCGCTCAAGGGGTTTGGCCGTGCCGGTCATCGCGCACACCGTCACCGACCTGGTGATCGTTGGGATCGTGCTGGCTCGGTTCGTCGCATGACCCACCAGGCGGCGACCAGTGAACCGACGAGGTTGGCGATCAGGTCCTGCATATTGTTGGCGTAAGCGCCCACGCGGGCCTCCGTGAGGGTCACGCTGGCCAGGTACTCCCCGATCTCTATGAGGGCCCCGACCGTGTTGGCCCCCAGAATGACCACCACCGCCGCTCTGACG
It encodes the following:
- a CDS encoding CPBP family intramembrane metalloprotease; translated protein: MRPRTDMRSEAVVVVLLTGLAIALPFARSAGMVAAGGIAAILLTTISFVRKMPAATSIGLLLVAFLLLGLTGLRPKRLLFGLAFVVYVGVAWRLPWLREAVEWRRAGSCKLRQGAAAAAVGLVAGLALWAWYERRPEQLADIVDITRDWSIWTVASLGLLAAVVNAVVEEAVYRGIIQGSLERVLRSGATTLVMQAAVFAALHYPTGILQGLAGVGLAFLYGLVLGLLRRRSRGLAVPVIAHTVTDLVIVGIVLARFVA
- a CDS encoding zinc-binding dehydrogenase → RIPKAPMNLPLLKGCSIVGVFWGAFAERDPQANRANFGRLLDWTAEGIIGPRISARFPLESAVEALATIENRQVTGKVVLSPG